GATGTCCGGATTAATCAGGACGTACAGCTCCGGCGTGGGCGGAGGAGTCCCCTCGGGCGGCGGCGGATCAGGCTCCTCGGCGTATTCGACCGTGATCACCCGCAATCCGACCCCGACCTGCGGCGCCGCCAAACCCACGCCCGGCGCGTCGCGCATGGTGTCGATCATATCGTCGATCAACCGGCGGATCTCGGGGGTCACCGCTTCGACTTTCCGGGCTTTCTTGCGCAGCACCGGATCCGGCTCGGTGCAAATCTCCCGTACGCTCATCGTTTACTCCTTTTGTTCAAAATCCTCCGACTCGGGGCGGGCGAGATGATGGTAAGCTTCGATCCAATCGGCGATTTCCTCCCGCCGGCGGCGGCGTTCGGATTCCGTCATCCGCCGCTTCTTGGATTCCATTCTCCGAAAAATAT
This DNA window, taken from Anaerolineales bacterium, encodes the following:
- the def gene encoding peptide deformylase; translation: MSVREICTEPDPVLRKKARKVEAVTPEIRRLIDDMIDTMRDAPGVGLAAPQVGVGLRVITVEYAEEPDPPPPEGTPPPTPELYVLINPDITRASREKVAGIEACLSVPGFAGEVERHTEVVVKGHNVQGASVKIKAKGWLARIFQHEIDHLNATLYVDRASKVWEVKPGEVEDKV